Proteins from a genomic interval of Staphylococcus debuckii:
- a CDS encoding CcdC family protein: MLYLVFSIGIAFIMGAVVIVVRMKAQQFPVNEKKLILPPIFMSTGALMFVVPYFRLNGMEIIEAIIMGVLFSTVLIWTSRFEVKGSEIYMKRSKAFPIILISLLVIRTFIKVIVSNQIDPGQLAGMFFLLAFCMILPWRIAMLMKYKKLKRKLIS, translated from the coding sequence GTGTTATATCTTGTATTTTCTATCGGTATAGCATTCATAATGGGCGCTGTTGTAATAGTCGTCAGAATGAAAGCGCAACAATTTCCTGTTAATGAAAAGAAACTGATTTTACCGCCTATATTTATGTCCACAGGGGCATTAATGTTCGTCGTTCCTTACTTTAGATTAAATGGTATGGAAATTATTGAAGCAATTATCATGGGTGTACTATTCTCAACAGTTCTGATCTGGACATCTCGTTTCGAAGTAAAAGGTTCAGAGATTTATATGAAACGTTCGAAAGCATTTCCGATTATTTTAATATCATTACTCGTTATCAGAACGTTTATTAAAGTAATTGTCAGCAATCAGATTGATCCTGGGCAACTTGCTGGAATGTTCTTCTTACTTGCATTTTGCATGATTTTACCATGGCGAATTGCTATGTTGATGAAATATAAAAAGTTAAAAAGAAAACTTATAAGTTAA
- the sbcD gene encoding exonuclease subunit SbcD, with product MKVIHTADWHLGKILNGQSFLEDQKYILEQFIVAMKEEKPDLIVIAGDLYDTSYPSKEAIQLLESTIGELNLKLQIPIIMISGNHDGKERLNYGASWFEHSKLYIRTKLDTMHQPISFENVDFYTLPFATLSEIQHYFPDEKLKSYDEAVECCLKRISRELDKDKQNVLIAHMTVAGGIRSESERPLTIGTVEQVPEKYMEHFDTVMLGHLHHPFSIQSNYVFYSGSLLQYSFSEANQPKGYRRVVLEAPHEVKSTFVAMRPLRELEVIEATYEDVIQDRIDVKNRDNYFHFKLSEMSHITDPIMNIKQLYKNVLALTNHSQTFEHQFTEREIKKLPDQTIIGTFYEEMTHKELSELQQKKVSQLLNEIMRGDQT from the coding sequence GTGAAAGTCATACATACAGCTGACTGGCATCTAGGGAAAATATTAAACGGCCAGTCATTCTTAGAAGACCAAAAATATATCTTAGAACAATTTATTGTTGCAATGAAAGAAGAAAAGCCTGATTTAATCGTTATTGCAGGGGACTTATACGATACGAGTTATCCAAGCAAAGAGGCGATACAATTACTTGAATCAACGATTGGTGAATTAAATTTAAAGTTGCAAATTCCAATTATTATGATCAGCGGCAATCATGATGGTAAAGAACGTTTGAATTACGGCGCTTCTTGGTTCGAGCATTCAAAACTCTATATACGTACCAAACTAGACACAATGCATCAACCTATTTCATTTGAAAATGTAGACTTCTATACGTTGCCATTTGCGACGTTAAGTGAAATACAGCACTATTTTCCAGATGAAAAGTTAAAATCCTATGATGAAGCGGTAGAGTGTTGTTTAAAACGTATCAGCAGAGAATTAGATAAGGATAAGCAGAATGTATTAATTGCCCATATGACCGTAGCTGGCGGAATCAGAAGTGAATCAGAGCGACCATTAACAATTGGTACAGTCGAACAAGTGCCCGAAAAATATATGGAACATTTTGACACTGTCATGCTGGGACACTTACATCATCCTTTTAGTATTCAATCGAATTACGTCTTTTATAGCGGTTCACTTTTACAGTATTCTTTTTCAGAAGCCAATCAGCCGAAAGGTTATCGCCGTGTAGTGTTAGAGGCACCACATGAAGTGAAAAGTACCTTTGTAGCAATGCGGCCATTACGAGAACTTGAGGTTATAGAAGCAACTTATGAAGATGTTATTCAAGATCGAATAGATGTTAAAAACAGAGATAACTATTTTCATTTCAAATTAAGCGAAATGTCACATATTACAGATCCTATAATGAATATTAAGCAATTGTATAAAAATGTTTTGGCATTGACCAACCACTCACAAACATTTGAACATCAATTTACAGAACGAGAGATTAAAAAGTTACCTGACCAAACCATTATCGGAACTTTTTATGAAGAAATGACGCATAAAGAGTTGTCGGAATTGCAACAGAAAAAAGTATCACAATTATTGAATGAAATTATGAGAGGTGACCAAACATGA
- the tkt gene encoding transketolase — protein MFDKKDELAVNTIRALSIDAVEKANSGHPGLPMGAAPMAYTLWTRHLNFNPNSNEYFNRDRFILSAGHGSALLYSLLHVSGSLELEELKQFRQWDSKTPGHPEFRHTQGVEVTTGPLGQGFAMSVGMAMAENHLAGKFNKPDAEVVDHYTYVLASDGDLMEGISHEAASLAGHLQLDKLIALYDSNDISLDGDLDKAFSENIKERFEAYGWNHILVKDGNDLEEINNAIEEAKKQKGPTMIEVKTVIGYGSPNKSGTHGVHGAPLGDDERTLTLENYHLNPEKRFYVPDEVYDIFNDTMLKRADENEAAWKKLVDKYSDEYPELAAEFKKAINGELPEDYKEYLPEFEVGSESATRADSGEVIQALSKHVPSFFGGSADLAGSNKSNVKEAVDYDRNTPEGKNIWFGVREFAMGAAVNGMAAHGGLNPYGATFFVFSDYLKPALRLSAIMGLNSTFIFTHDSIAVGEDGPTHEPIEQLAALRSLPNMNVIRPADGNETRVAWEVALETENTPTSLVLTRQNLPVLDVPKDTVEEGVRKGAYVVYESDTEPEYLLLATGSEVSLAVEAAKSFAESGKGIRVVSMPNWHAFEQQSKEYKDEILPPSITKRLAVEMGATLGWHKYVGLEGEVLGIDRFGASAPGGLVVEKYGFTKENVLKLLNNL, from the coding sequence ATGTTCGACAAAAAAGATGAACTTGCAGTTAATACGATAAGAGCTTTAAGTATCGATGCAGTAGAAAAAGCGAATTCTGGTCATCCAGGATTGCCTATGGGCGCTGCGCCAATGGCATATACGCTTTGGACACGCCATTTGAATTTCAACCCTAATTCAAATGAATACTTTAATAGAGATAGATTTATTTTATCTGCAGGACATGGTTCTGCGTTGCTTTATAGCTTACTTCATGTTTCTGGAAGTTTAGAATTAGAAGAACTGAAACAATTCAGACAGTGGGATTCTAAAACTCCAGGTCACCCTGAATTCAGACACACTCAAGGTGTAGAAGTAACTACTGGTCCGCTTGGACAAGGTTTTGCTATGTCTGTGGGAATGGCAATGGCTGAAAATCACTTAGCGGGTAAATTCAATAAACCGGATGCTGAAGTAGTAGACCATTACACTTACGTGTTAGCTTCTGATGGTGACTTAATGGAAGGTATTTCTCATGAAGCCGCTTCATTAGCAGGTCATTTGCAATTGGATAAATTGATTGCACTTTACGATTCAAATGATATTTCACTAGACGGTGACTTGGACAAAGCATTTTCTGAAAATATCAAAGAACGTTTTGAAGCATATGGCTGGAACCACATCTTAGTTAAAGATGGTAATGATTTAGAAGAAATCAATAATGCTATTGAAGAAGCTAAGAAACAAAAAGGTCCTACTATGATCGAAGTGAAAACAGTTATTGGTTACGGTTCACCTAATAAATCAGGTACGCATGGCGTACACGGTGCACCATTAGGCGATGACGAACGTACATTGACATTAGAAAACTATCACTTAAATCCTGAAAAACGCTTCTATGTGCCAGATGAAGTATATGATATCTTCAATGACACAATGTTAAAACGTGCCGATGAAAATGAAGCAGCTTGGAAAAAATTAGTAGATAAATACTCTGATGAATATCCTGAACTTGCTGCAGAATTCAAAAAAGCTATTAATGGCGAATTGCCAGAAGACTACAAAGAATATTTGCCGGAATTTGAAGTAGGCAGCGAAAGTGCTACACGTGCTGACTCAGGTGAAGTCATTCAAGCATTGAGTAAACATGTTCCTTCATTCTTCGGTGGATCAGCTGACTTAGCAGGTTCAAACAAATCAAATGTTAAAGAAGCAGTAGACTATGACCGTAATACTCCAGAAGGTAAAAACATTTGGTTTGGTGTACGTGAGTTTGCAATGGGAGCTGCTGTAAATGGTATGGCTGCACATGGCGGTTTAAATCCATATGGCGCTACATTCTTCGTTTTCAGTGACTACTTGAAACCAGCGTTAAGATTATCAGCAATCATGGGCTTGAATTCAACATTTATCTTCACACACGATTCAATCGCTGTAGGTGAAGATGGCCCTACTCATGAACCGATTGAACAATTAGCGGCCTTACGTTCATTACCGAATATGAATGTAATTCGTCCAGCTGACGGTAACGAAACACGTGTTGCTTGGGAAGTTGCATTAGAAACTGAAAATACACCAACTTCATTAGTATTAACACGTCAAAACTTGCCTGTTTTAGATGTACCGAAAGACACAGTTGAAGAAGGTGTACGTAAAGGTGCATATGTAGTTTACGAATCAGATACTGAACCTGAATATCTATTGCTTGCTACTGGTTCTGAAGTGAGCTTAGCAGTTGAAGCAGCAAAATCATTTGCTGAAAGCGGCAAAGGTATTCGCGTCGTATCAATGCCTAACTGGCACGCATTTGAACAACAATCTAAAGAATATAAAGATGAAATTCTTCCACCATCAATTACTAAACGCTTAGCTGTAGAAATGGGCGCAACACTAGGTTGGCATAAATATGTCGGCTTAGAAGGCGAAGTATTAGGTATCGATAGATTCGGTGCAAGTGCTCCAGGCGGCTTAGTCGTTGAAAAATATGGTTTCACAAAAGAAAATGTTCTTAAGTTATTGAACAATCTATAA
- a CDS encoding YneF family protein, producing MATWLAILLIVAALIIGLVGGFFLARKYMMDYLKKNPPINEEMLRMMMMQMGQKPSQKKINQMMTMMNKNMDQKMK from the coding sequence ATGGCAACTTGGTTAGCAATTCTTTTAATTGTTGCTGCACTTATCATCGGTTTAGTTGGTGGATTCTTCTTAGCAAGAAAATACATGATGGATTATCTTAAAAAGAACCCTCCTATTAATGAAGAAATGTTACGTATGATGATGATGCAAATGGGTCAAAAACCATCTCAAAAGAAAATCAATCAAATGATGACGATGATGAACAAAAATATGGATCAAAAAATGAAATAA